A genomic window from Xyrauchen texanus isolate HMW12.3.18 chromosome 31, RBS_HiC_50CHRs, whole genome shotgun sequence includes:
- the LOC127625365 gene encoding TNF receptor-associated factor 4-like: protein MPGLDYKFLERPRRRFLCLLCSKPMREPVQVSTCGHRFCDTCLQEYLSEGVFKCPEDQLPLDYAKIFPDVELEQLILAMPIRCIHSEEGCRWTAQNKLLQAHLSVCEFNVVSCPNRCSEKLFRRELPEHLQHDCVKRKLHCEHCGEKFTGEAYESHQGVCPEESVYCENKCGARMVRRLLTQHSVSECTKRKLPCRYCRKEFLYDTIQHHQQQCPRFPVQCPNRCGTPRITRDNLMAHIKEGCSTAMVLCPFKEAGCKHRCPKTAVARHLEEAAHSHLSLLCGLVNRQRLELRELWRGVEELSGSRDGTLLWKLTDYSQRLLEAKSRTDGSLELFSPTFYSHNYGYRLQVSAFPNGNGSGEGLHLSVYIRILPGEYDGLLEWPFPYRVTFSLLDQSDPALTKPLHVTESFSPDPTWKNFQRPRPGALGSVRGGCLDESMLGFGYPKFISHEEMKKRNYIRDNAIFIKASIDVIQKIIN from the exons ATGCCAGGTTTAGATTATAAGTTTCTGGAGCGACCGAGGAGGAGGTTTCTTTGCCTTCTGTGTAGCAAGCCGATGAGGGAACCGGTGCAGGTGTCCACCTGCGGTCATAGATTCTGTGACACCTGTCTGCAGGAATATCTCAG TGAAGGAGTGTTCAAGTGCCCAGAGGACCAGCTGCCACTAGATTATGCCAAA ATTTTTCCAGATGTGGAGCTGGAACAGCTGATTCTTGCTATGCCCATCCGCTGCATCCACAGTGAAGAGGGCTGCCGATGGACTGCACAGAACAAGCTGCTCCAG GCCCatttgtcagtgtgtgagtttaatGTGGTGTCGTGTCCAAACCGCTGCTCTGAGAAGTTGTTTCGCCGAGAACTGCCTGAGCACCTTCAGCATGATTGTGTTAAGAGGAAGCTCCACTGTGAACACTGTGGTGAAAAATTCACTGGCGAGGCATATGAG AGTCACCAGGGTGTTTGTCCAGAGGAAAGTGTGTACTGTGAGAATAAATGCGGTGCTCGTATGGTGCGTAGACTGTTGACCCAGCATTCTGTATCTGAATGCACTAAGCGAAAACTGCCCTGCAGATACTGCAGGAAAGAGTTCCTCTATGACACTATTCAG CATCATCAGCAACAGTGTCCACGCTTTCCTGTGCAGTGTCCTAACAGGTGCGGCACACCTCGAATCACCCGAGATAATTTAATGGCACATATAAAGGAAGGGTGCAGCACTGCAATGGTGCTTTGCCCATTCAAGGAGGCGGGCTGCAAACATAGG TGCCCTAAGACTGCAGTGGCACGGCACCTTGAGGAGGCCGCCCACTCCCACCTCTCTCTGCTGTGTGGTCTGGTGAACCGCCAGAGACTGGAGCTCAGGGAACTCTGGCGTGGGGTTGAAGAACTGTCTGGAAGCCGAGATGGCACGCTGCTGTGGAAGCTAACCGACTACAGCCAACGACTGCTGGAGGCCAAGAGCAGAACCGATGGAAGTTTGGAACTGTTTAGTCCCACGTTCTATTCCCATAACTATGGTTACCGTCTGCAAGTGTCCGCCTTCCCCAATGGAAACGGCAGTGGCGAGGGCTTACATCTTTCAGTCTATATTCGTATTCTACCAGGAGAGTATGATGGGCTGCTGGAGTGGCCTTTCCCTTACCGTGTTACCTTCTCGCTACTGGATCAGAGTGACCCAGCACTCACCAAACCACTGCATGTCACAGAGAGCTTCAGCCCAGATCCCACCTGGAAAAATTTCCAGAGGCCGCGGCCTGGAGCTCTGGGAAGTGTTCGTGGGGGTTGTCTAGATGAGAGCATGTTGGGGTTTGGCTACCCGAAGTTCATCTCCCATGAGGAGATGAAAAAAAGGAACTATATCAGAGACAATGCTATCTTCATTAAAGCCTCCATAGATGTGATCCAAAAGATAATAAACTGA